The following are from one region of the Bradyrhizobium sediminis genome:
- a CDS encoding SDR family NAD(P)-dependent oxidoreductase: MASSTNHGPRRTLLLTGASRGIGHATVIRFSSAGWRVITCSRHPFPEDCPWDAGPEDHIQVDLADHDDTTRAISEIRQRLEGGELHALVNNAAISPKAAGGARLGSIDTDIETWSHVFRVNFFAPIMMARGLIEELKAVKGSVVNVTSIAGSRVHPFAGAAYATSKAALASLTREMASDFGRHGVRVNSIAPGEIDTSILSPGTEKIVEQQIPLRRLGTPDEVAKIIYVLCTETSSYVNGAEIHINGGQHV; this comes from the coding sequence ATGGCCAGTTCGACCAACCACGGCCCGCGGCGCACGCTGCTCCTGACCGGCGCCAGCCGCGGCATCGGGCACGCCACCGTGATCCGCTTTTCCTCAGCCGGCTGGCGCGTCATCACCTGCTCGCGGCATCCGTTCCCCGAAGATTGCCCGTGGGATGCGGGACCCGAGGATCACATCCAGGTCGACCTCGCCGACCACGACGACACCACGCGGGCGATTTCGGAAATCCGCCAACGGCTGGAAGGCGGAGAGCTGCACGCGCTGGTCAACAACGCCGCGATTTCGCCCAAGGCCGCGGGCGGCGCCCGGCTCGGCTCGATCGATACCGACATCGAGACCTGGAGCCACGTATTCAGGGTCAATTTCTTCGCCCCGATCATGATGGCGCGCGGGCTGATCGAGGAACTGAAGGCCGTCAAGGGCTCGGTGGTGAACGTCACCTCGATCGCCGGCTCCCGCGTGCATCCGTTCGCGGGCGCCGCCTATGCGACCTCGAAGGCGGCGCTGGCCTCGCTGACGCGCGAGATGGCGTCGGATTTCGGCCGCCACGGCGTCCGCGTCAATTCGATCGCGCCGGGCGAAATCGACACCTCGATCCTGTCGCCGGGCACCGAGAAGATCGTCGAGCAGCAGATCCCGCTGCGCCGGCTCGGCACACCGGACGAGGTGGCGAAGATCATCTACGTGCTGTGCACGGAAACGTCGTCCTATGTGAACGGCGCCGAGATCCACATCAACGGCGGCCAGCACGTGTAG
- the pdxH gene encoding pyridoxamine 5'-phosphate oxidase — translation MTDTTSIKHPTPLTSGDFTAAEEPFALFGDWFAEAVKAEPNDPNAMALATVDADGLPDVRMVLMKGYDADGFVFYSHIASQKGRELAANPKAALLFHWKSLRRQVRIRGKVSPVTEAEADAYFATRPRQAQIGAWASKQSQPLESRFAFEQAIAKVAARHLVGEVPRPPGWSGWRIEPARFEFWHDRPFRLHDRIEFDRAAPGQPWSKTRLYP, via the coding sequence ATGACCGACACGACCTCCATCAAACACCCGACACCGTTAACATCAGGTGATTTCACCGCGGCGGAGGAGCCGTTCGCGCTGTTCGGCGACTGGTTCGCGGAAGCCGTGAAGGCCGAGCCGAACGATCCCAACGCGATGGCGCTGGCGACCGTCGACGCCGACGGGCTGCCCGACGTGCGGATGGTGCTGATGAAAGGCTACGATGCCGACGGTTTTGTCTTCTACAGCCACATCGCCAGTCAAAAAGGCCGCGAACTCGCCGCAAATCCTAAGGCGGCTTTACTTTTTCACTGGAAGTCGCTGCGCCGGCAGGTCCGCATCCGCGGCAAGGTGTCGCCGGTGACGGAAGCGGAAGCCGACGCCTATTTCGCGACCCGGCCGAGGCAGGCCCAGATCGGCGCCTGGGCCAGCAAGCAGTCGCAGCCGCTGGAAAGCCGCTTTGCCTTCGAGCAGGCGATCGCCAAGGTGGCGGCCAGGCACCTCGTCGGCGAGGTGCCGCGCCCGCCGGGCTGGAGCGGCTGGCGCATCGAGCCGGCGCGGTTCGAATTCTGGCACGACCGGCCGTTCCGGCTGCACGATCGCATCGAATTCGACCGCGCGGCGCCAGGCCAGCCATGGTCCAAGACGCGGCTTTATCCGTGA